One genomic window of Arachis hypogaea cultivar Tifrunner chromosome 8, arahy.Tifrunner.gnm2.J5K5, whole genome shotgun sequence includes the following:
- the LOC112706366 gene encoding beta-fructofuranosidase, insoluble isoenzyme CWINV3 isoform X1, producing the protein MYYKGVYHLFYQHNPTAATFGDGIVWGHSVSYDLINWIHLNNAIEPSEAYDIISCWSGSATILLDGKPVIMYTGIDHNRHQVQNLAMPKNLSDPFLREWVKHTQNPVIIPSEVAEVDNFRDPSTAWHGKDGKWRIIIGAQKGDQGRAILYQSEDFVNWKLEDANPFYATDNTGVCECPDFYPVSINGTNGVDSSVESSSVRHVAKVGYLRMAHDYYFVGKYLSDEERFIADAKFTGTSLDLRYDYGKFYASKSFFDYAKNRRILWGWVNESDSEKDDIEKGWAGVQSIPRQVWLDNKSGNRLVQWPIEEVEKLRSKNISINGEKLRGGSILEVSGITASQADIEVLFEIPELENAESFDLSDVDPQLLCSNAPRSGIIGPFGLLALASKDLREHTAISFRVYKTSNKFVGLMCSDQSRSSLQNGLDKTTYGTFFDVDSNVRTISLRSLIDHSIIESFGEGGRVCISSRVYPKLATGNEAHLYVFNNGTMSILISKLNAWCMKEAEIGHVKNMSYKTC; encoded by the exons ATGTATTACAAAGGAGTTTACCACCTTTTCTACCAACATAACCCTACTGCAGCAACTTTTGGTGATGGAATAGTATGGGGCCATTCAGTGTCCTATGATCTCATCAATTGGATTCACCTAAACAATGCTATTGAACCAAGTGAGGCATATGATATCATTAGTTGTTGGTCTGGTTCAGCCACAATCCTCTTAGATGGAAAACCTGTTATCATGTATACTGGTATTGATCATAACAGGCACCAAGTTCAGAATTTGGCTATGCCAAAGAACTTATCAGACCCTTTTTTAAGGGAGTGGGTGAAACACACTCAGAACCCTGTGATAATTCCTAGTGAGGTTGCTGAAGTGGACAATTTTAGAGATCCATCAACTGCTTGGCATGGAAAGGATGGTAAATGGAGAATAATCATTGGTGCTCAAAAGGGTGATCAGGGGAGGGCAATTTTGTACCAAAGTGAGGATTTTGTTAATTGGAAATTAGAAGATGCTAATCCTTTTTATGCAACAGATAATACTGGAGTATGTGAATGCCCGGATTTTTATCCAGTGTCCATCAATGGGACTAATGGGGTTGATTCATCTGTCGAAAGTTCGAGTGTTAGGCATGTCGCCAAGGTAGGCTACCTCAGAATGGCACATGACTACTATTTTGTAGGAAAATATCTCTCTGATGAAGAGAGGTTTATTGCTGATGCTAAATTTACAGGAACTAGTTTGGACTTGAGGTATGACTATGGTAAATTCTATGCTTCCAAATCATTCTTTGACTATGCTAAAAACAGGAGAATATTGTGGGGTTGGGTAAATGAATCCGACAGCGAAAAAGATGATATTGAGAAAGGCTGGGCTGGTGTACAG TCAATTCCAAGACAAGTTTGGCTTGATAACAAAAGTGGGAACCGATTAGTACAGTGGCCAATCGAAGAAGTCGAAAAACTGCGAAGCAAGAACATCAGTATTAATGGAGAGAAACTCAGAGGTGGATCAATACTTGAAGTATCAGGTATCACTGCATCACAG GCTGATATAGAGGTATTGTTTGAGATTCCTGAACTAGAAAATGCTGAATCCTTTGATCTCAGTGATGTTGATCCTCAACTACTCTGTAGTAATGCTCCAAGGAGTGGCATAATAGGGCCATTTGGTTTATTAGCTTTAGCTTCAAAAGACCTAAGAGAGCATACTGCAATTTCTTTTAGAGTATACAAAACATCCAATAAATTTGTAGGCCTAATGTGCAGTGATCAAAGCAG GTCCTCACTGCAGAATGGCCTTGATAAAACAACATATGGAACTTTCTTTGATGTAGATTCTAATGTCAGAACAATTTCACTTAGAAGCTTG ATTGACCACTCTATTATTGAGAGTTTTGGGGAAGGAGGAAGAGTTTGTATCAGTAGTAGAGTTTATCCAAAGCTAGCTACTGGCAATGAGGCACATCTCTATGTGTTTAACAATGGAACAATGAGTATACTAATCTCAAAATTGAATGCCTGGTGCATGAAGGAAGCTGAGATTGGACACGTGAAAAATATGAGCTATAAAACTTGTTAG